GAAGTTGGCGGACACCTCCGACGGTGAGTTCACGATCCTGCAGGACGACCGGGTGCATTTCCGCGGGCAGATAATCGGCGGCGTGGTCGCCGATTCGGCCGAGATCGCCAGGGAGGCAGCCGCTCTGGTTCGCGTCGAGTACCTCGAGGAACCTCACGACGTCGAGTTGCGCGTCGACCATCCCGGGCTGTACGTTCCCGAACAGGTCAACAGCGGGTACCCGCCGCAGACCGAGGTGGGTGATGTGGACGCCGCTCTCGCGCGGGCCGCGGTGCGGATCGACCAGACCTACCGGACCCCGATCGAGCACAACAACCCGATGGAACCGCACGCCTGCATCGCGCAGTGGACCCGTGACGCGACCGGTGATGACGGCGAACCGGTTGTACTGCTGTACGACTCGACGCAGGGCGTGCACGCGGTGCGCAAGGCGCTGGCACCGGTCTTCGGGCTGCAACCCGAGCAGATCCGGGTGGTCGCGCCGCACGTGGGCGGCGGGTTCGGGTCCAAGGGCGCCCCGCACGCGCACAACGTCCTGGCGGTGCTGGCGGCGCAGCGCAGCGGCGGGCGGCCGGTGAAACTCGCGCTGACCCGTCAGCAGATGTTCTCCCTGGTCGGCTATCGCACGCCCACCATCCAGCGGGTCCGGTTGGGCGCCGATGCCGATGGCCGGATCACCGCGCTGGCCCACGACGTCGTCGAACAGACTTCGGCGGTCAAGGAATTCGCCGAGCAGACCGCGGTCACGTCGCGCAAGATGTACGCCGCCGCCAACCGTCGCACGTCCCACCGGCTCGCGGCGCTCGATGTCGCCGTACCGTTCTGGATGCGCGCGCCCGGCGAGTGCCCCGGCACGTACGCCGCCGAGGTCGCGATGGACGAACTCGCGGTGGTCTGCGGCCTCGATCCGATCGAACTGCGGGTGCGCAACGATCCCGCGGTGGACCCGGAATCGGGTAAGCCGTGGTCGGGCAGACATCTCGTGGACTGTCTGCGACTCGGCGCGGACCGTTTCGGGTGGGCGTCGCGCGATCCGCGACCGGCGGTGCGCCGCGACGGGGAATGGCTGATCGGGACCGGCGTCGCGGCGGCAACCTACCCGGGTAAGGCGATGCCGGGCAATTCGGCCCGGATGACCTACCGCGCCGAGGGCCGCTACACCGTGCAGATCGGCGCGGCCGACATCGGCACCGGGACGTGGACCACGTTGTCGCA
This region of Mycolicibacterium goodii genomic DNA includes:
- a CDS encoding xanthine dehydrogenase family protein molybdopterin-binding subunit; this encodes MTLLEPRVIGSPVVRKESRAKVTGTAPYAFEHVVDDALYLHPVQATIARGRVVTMDVAAARALGGVRDVLTVFDAPKLADTSDGEFTILQDDRVHFRGQIIGGVVADSAEIAREAAALVRVEYLEEPHDVELRVDHPGLYVPEQVNSGYPPQTEVGDVDAALARAAVRIDQTYRTPIEHNNPMEPHACIAQWTRDATGDDGEPVVLLYDSTQGVHAVRKALAPVFGLQPEQIRVVAPHVGGGFGSKGAPHAHNVLAVLAAQRSGGRPVKLALTRQQMFSLVGYRTPTIQRVRLGADADGRITALAHDVVEQTSAVKEFAEQTAVTSRKMYAAANRRTSHRLAALDVAVPFWMRAPGECPGTYAAEVAMDELAVVCGLDPIELRVRNDPAVDPESGKPWSGRHLVDCLRLGADRFGWASRDPRPAVRRDGEWLIGTGVAAATYPGKAMPGNSARMTYRAEGRYTVQIGAADIGTGTWTTLSQIAADALGCELAAVDLQIGDTDLPEASVAGGSSGITSWGSAIVAAARQFRADHGVPPAVGATTLARSPKNPDADDVTVQSFGAHFVEAHVNGDTGEIRVPRMLGVFSVGRVINARTLRSQLIGGMTMGLSMALHEESVRDPRFGHVVTQDLATYHISAHADVADIDAIWLDEADEYLNPMGSRGAGEIGIVGSAAAVVNAVYHATGVRVRDLPVTVDKVLAGLPKLV